From the genome of Hoeflea algicola:
TTCGAGCCTGAAAAACGGATCGAAAACCCGTTCAAGCTCGGTTTCCGGGATGCCCGGTCCGTCATCTTCGACCGTAATCATGAGATGGCCGTCACGAACTGAATATGCCACGTGTGCGTTTCCACTGTAACGCACGGCGTTTTCGATCACGTTGCGAAGCGCTCGGCGCATTGCGGTCGGGCGGATGCGAACACATATTGGCGGGCCGCTATCCAGGAGGAAGGGAACTGGGGAGCCCGTTCTCAGGTCTTCGAGCAGGGCGCCAATGTCGACAGATTGAGAGGCCTCGGATGCGGACATCCCGCGGGCGAAGGTTAGCGTCTCCTCGACCATGGTCTGCATTTCCTCGACCGAGGTCACCAGACTGTTTCGTGTTTCCTCGTCGTCGACCATCTCGGCACGAACACGAATTGCCGTAAGCGGAGACCTGAGATCGTGTCCCAACGAAGCCAGCAAACGTGTTCGGTCGGCCACAAACCGGGTCAGGCGATCCTGCATTCTGTTGAAGGTCGAGGTAAGTTCCCGGACTTCGCTCGGGCCCACGGCGGGCAATTCAGAAATCTCTTCGCCCCGTCCCAGCCTGTCCACCGCGCCGACCAGCCGCCTCAACGGACCGGTAAAGCGTGTCATGAGAAACCAGAAAACAGCGATCAGGATAATCGTCGCGGTCAGAATAAATGTCAGCATGGAGTAAAACGGCCACTGGAAGGGCGGGCGCTCGAACCGTGTGCCGACATTGAGCCAACGTCCGTCAGAAAGCGCGATAGACAGGTTCATTTCAAGCGCAAAGACCGCGCCATGCATCATTTTCCGATGCATCTCAGCCATTTCAGCTGAAAGGTGCGGCATTGGCAGGATTTGGCCCTCGATTGCATGCAATTCGACACGGATGTCACCGCTGTAACTGCCACCCAGAAGCGCACGCACTCGGGATTCGATCAGACCACCATCCGAGCCGTCTGAATTTCCGGCTGTCGCTTCACCCGACAGGTCAAATCGGACAAGCGGAGAATTGGCCGCGCGCAGGATCGAGTCCTGGAGATTGTCCGGCGCCTCTTCAATCAGTCTCGCCACGTTTGCGGCGCGGCCTGCGGCTTCGAAGCCGAGCGCAGCCCGAACCGCGAGGCTCCTCTCATCGACAAACAACCACAGGCTCACGACTTGTGCGGCGACAAGCGCGGCGACAACAAGAAGCACGAGTTGAGCCCTGAGGCTTGTCAACGGCCCCCAACTCAACCCAACACCTCCACGTCCGCCGACAGGCAATAGCCGCCGTTTCTGACGGTCGCAATGATCTTTGGCTGAAGAATATCGGGTTCGATCTTGCGCCTGAGGCGGCTGATCTGGTTGTCGATGGTGCGGTCCAACGGCCCGGCTGAACGGCCAGCCGTGAGGTCCAGAAGCTGCTCGCGGCTCAGAACCACTCGCGCGCGCTCCAGCAGTACGATCAGCAGCTTGAAGTCTGCGCTCGTCAAGCGCGTTTCGTTTCCGGATTCGTCCGCCAGCACCCGGCTGTCGGAATCAAGCACGAGGTGGGCAAAACGAAGCCGCTTTCCCGCGAAGCCGCCCGCAAGCTTTTCCTTCCGTTCCGAACGTCGAAGAACCGCCTTGATCCGGGCCAGCAACTCCCGCGGATTGAACGGTTTCGCAAGATAGTCATCGGCTCCGATTTCGAGCCCGACGATCCGGTCCGTGTCATCGCCCAGCGCTGTCAGCATGATGATTGGCAACGCGCGCTCGGCGGACAGCCGCTGGCACAGGGAAAGGCCGCTTTCGCCGGGCATCATGACATCCAGCACCATCAAGTCATAATTGCCGATGGCAAGTTTTGCTTCGGCATCATGCGCATCCCTGGCGGTGCCGGCGCGCATGCCGTTCTTCTCAAGAAAGCGCTTTACGCTTTCACGGATTTCCTTGTGATCGTCGACGACGAGAATGTGCGGAGCATCGGACATGAGCTCTTCTATCGAAAACCGACACAATGCGTCAGTGATTGTTTTGTCACCGAATGTAACAGAACCCGCATCCTGCGACATGCCGGTACAAACCGGTGGATGCAATCCATTCAGATTGGGTTCTTTATGCCCATATACTGAATGTGCAACCAACCAGGAGATTGTAAGATGTACAAGTTCACGACCATCGCAACAGCGCTGCTCATTTCGGCCGCTTTGCCAACATTCGCCCTCGCCGATTCCGATCATGGCCATGGCCAACGACAAGCAACGTCGAATTCCGGTTCTGCAGCGGCCATGGCGGGTGGCAACGCCAACATGATGCAAGGAATGATGGGCGGCGAAATGGGATCCATGATGCGCATGATGAAGATGATGCACGGTGGACAATCGGGCATGATGGGCATGGATGGCGAAACCGGCGGCATGGGCGCGGGAATGATGGGCATGGGCGGATCGATGATGGGTGACACCGACCATATGCAACGCTTGTTCGACGCCAATGACGACGGAACAGTCTCGCCCGAGGAACTTCGCACTGGTCTGCTTGACGAGCTGAAAACCTACGACGCAGACGGCAATGGAATGCTGTCGCTCGCCGAATTCGAAACGCTTCACGCCGCCCATATCAGGGAACATACGGTCGACCGCTTTCAAGCCTTTGACGCGGATGGAGACGGGCAAGTCACTTCCGAGGAATTTGCAGCGCCCGCAGACAGGATGAAGCGGATGATGATGATGCGTTCGGGCAATATGCCAGGTCAGGACGGCGGCATGATGGACGGCGAGCAACCGGGGAGCATGATGCAGAACGACGCGCAGAGCGAAACAAAACAGGACAATTGAGCGTTGTGTCGATTGAACGAACAAGTGGCGGAGGCAACGCCTTCGCCACTTCATAACAAGGGATTGAATGAATGATGAACGGATATGGCATGGGATTCGGCGGGCTTTGGATGATTCTGATCCTGGTCCTTGTCGGCCTCGCGATCGCCGCGCTGATCAAGTATCTGAGAAAATGAAGCCTGTGCGAAAGGATAGC
Proteins encoded in this window:
- a CDS encoding EF-hand domain-containing protein; translated protein: MAGGNANMMQGMMGGEMGSMMRMMKMMHGGQSGMMGMDGETGGMGAGMMGMGGSMMGDTDHMQRLFDANDDGTVSPEELRTGLLDELKTYDADGNGMLSLAEFETLHAAHIREHTVDRFQAFDADGDGQVTSEEFAAPADRMKRMMMMRSGNMPGQDGGMMDGEQPGSMMQNDAQSETKQDN
- a CDS encoding response regulator, whose protein sequence is MAMIGIGEGECWQSGRNEQRCCDGRELVHLTISWLVAHSVYGHKEPNLNGLHPPVCTGMSQDAGSVTFGDKTITDALCRFSIEELMSDAPHILVVDDHKEIRESVKRFLEKNGMRAGTARDAHDAEAKLAIGNYDLMVLDVMMPGESGLSLCQRLSAERALPIIMLTALGDDTDRIVGLEIGADDYLAKPFNPRELLARIKAVLRRSERKEKLAGGFAGKRLRFAHLVLDSDSRVLADESGNETRLTSADFKLLIVLLERARVVLSREQLLDLTAGRSAGPLDRTIDNQISRLRRKIEPDILQPKIIATVRNGGYCLSADVEVLG
- a CDS encoding ATP-binding protein; protein product: MLLVVAALVAAQVVSLWLFVDERSLAVRAALGFEAAGRAANVARLIEEAPDNLQDSILRAANSPLVRFDLSGEATAGNSDGSDGGLIESRVRALLGGSYSGDIRVELHAIEGQILPMPHLSAEMAEMHRKMMHGAVFALEMNLSIALSDGRWLNVGTRFERPPFQWPFYSMLTFILTATIILIAVFWFLMTRFTGPLRRLVGAVDRLGRGEEISELPAVGPSEVRELTSTFNRMQDRLTRFVADRTRLLASLGHDLRSPLTAIRVRAEMVDDEETRNSLVTSVEEMQTMVEETLTFARGMSASEASQSVDIGALLEDLRTGSPVPFLLDSGPPICVRIRPTAMRRALRNVIENAVRYSGNAHVAYSVRDGHLMITVEDDGPGIPETELERVFDPFFRLEESRSLETGGHGLGLSIARTIITAHGGDIWLANREEGGLCVSILVPLEATPHETAEDNRMQWINSSA